A portion of the Oreochromis niloticus isolate F11D_XX linkage group LG10, O_niloticus_UMD_NMBU, whole genome shotgun sequence genome contains these proteins:
- the acat1 gene encoding acetyl-CoA acetyltransferase, mitochondrial, translated as MSSNGLLSMHAQICKRLVHKYLSRTYTSHPSLNEVVIVSAVRTPMGSFKGSLASVPATKLGSIAIKGAIDKAGIAPEEVKEVYMGNVLQAGEGQAPTRQALLGAGLTLSTPATTINKVCASGMKSIMMAAQSLMCGHQDVMVAGGMESMSNVPYVMARETPSYGGVRMEDLIVKDGLTDVYNKFHMGNCAENTAKNCKISREEQDAYAINSYSRSRAAHEAGVLAKEIVPVTIPQKGKPDVVVSEDEEWRRVDFSKVPKLRAVFQKENGTVTAANASTLNDGAAALVLMTADAAKRLNVTPLARVVSFADAAVAPIDFPIAPAFAVPKVLDAAGLKNDDIAMWEINEAFSVVVLANIKMLNIDPAKVNINGGAVSLGHPIGMSGARIVGHMVHNLKSGQYGLAGICNGGGGASSVLIQKL; from the exons ATGTCATCCAATGGACTTTTAAGCATGCACGCTCAAATCTGTAAACGTCTG GTTCACAAGTATCTGTCGAGAACCTACACATCTCATCCTTCCCTCAAT GAAGTCGTCATTGTCAGCGCAGTCCGCACTCCAATGGGATCCTTCAAAGGCAGCCTAGCTTCAGTTCCAGCCACCAAACTGGGCTCTATTGCCATCAAGGGGGCCATTGACAAAGCAG GAATTGCTCCGGAAGAAGTGAAGGAAGTCTACATGGGCAATGTGCTTCAGGCTGGCGAAGGACAGGCCCCCACACGACAGGCCTTGCTTGGAGCAG GACTGACCCTCAGCACACCAGCAACAACCATCAACAAAGTCTGTGCCTCTGGAATGAAGTCCATCATGATGGCAGCTCAGAGTCTAATGTGTGGACACCAG GATGTGATGGTGGCAGGAGGCATGGAGAGCATGTCCAATGTACCTTATGTCATGGCAAGAGAGACCCCATCCTACGGAGGAGTGAGGATGGAAGACCTCATTGTGAAGGACGGACTCACTGATGTCTACAACAAATTCCACATG GGTAACTGTGCAGAAAACACAGCCAAGAACTGCAAAATCAGCAGAGAGGAGCAGGATGCGTACGCCATCAACTCTTATAGCCGCAGCAGAGCAGCGCATGAGGCCGGTGTGCTGGCAAAGGAGATAGTACCTGTTACTATTCCCCAGAAAG GCAAACCTGATGTGGTGGTGTCTGAGGATGAGGAGTGGAGACGGGTCGACTTCAGCAAAGTCCCCAAACTGAGGGCTGTGTTCCAGAAAGAGAACG GCACGGTGACAGCAGCCAATGCCAGCACACTGAACGACGGAGCTGCAGCTCTTGTTTTAATGACAGCAGATGCAGCAAAAAGACTCAATGTGACTCCACTGGCCAGGGTTGTTT CTTTTGCCGATGCTGCAGTTGCACCCATTGATTTCCCCATTGCTCCTGCATTTGCTGTACCAAAG gTGCTGGATGCAGCGGGGCTGAAGAACGATGATATTGCCATGTGGGAGATCAATGAGGCCTTTAGCGTGGTTGTGCTGGCTAACATCAAGATGCTGAACATCGACCCAGCAAAAGTCAACATTAATGGGGGAGCTGTGTCACTGGGACACCCCATTGG GATGTCTGGTGCAAGAATTGTGGGTCACATGGTGCACAACCTGAAGTCTGGTCAGTACGGGCTGGCGGGCATCTGCAATGGAGGTGGTGGAGCTTCTTCTGTTCTGATCCAGAAGCTGTAA
- the LOC100711668 gene encoding collagenase 3, with protein MRSLTGCILFSLATAVLSVPLSEVSMEDESFAKNYLKKFFNLTEEEGPAVRRGISPLNKKLAEMQRFFGLKITGSLDADTLAMMKKPRCGVPDEQVARFSIFGNNFKWQKRSLTYRIENYTPDMSVAEVDYSIDKALQVWAKVTPLKFQRIYSGIADIMISFVRWEHGDYNSFDGPGKTLAHAFAPGDGLGGDAHFDDDEFFTFRSNRGVVLFIVAAHEFGHSLGLAHSNVPGALMYPTYSYRNPDTFVLPQDDVRGIQYLYGSNSRKDPSVDDPKPPTTPDVCDSTMVLDAVTTHRGEIIFFKDSFLWRSYPQSQTPQQSLIRSLWPSAPVDIDAAYESRQLDTVFLFKGRKVWAFTGNQPVRGYPKTLTAFGLPKAVRKVDAALHDVNSGKTLFFVGNSYFSYDESRKTMEQGYPRLVNQAFTGLTRRVTAAFQHKGFTYIYSGPYMYEYDLGTGTLHRVLRNSYFLRCTNS; from the exons aTGAGGTCTCTCACTGGGTGTATTCTGTTCAGTCTGGCGACTGCAGTTCTCTCTGTGCCGCTTTCTGAAGTTTCTATGGAAGATGAAAGTTTTGCAAAG AACTACCTGAAGAAATTCTTCAACCTCACAGAGGAGGAGGGTCCAGCTGTCAGAAGGGGCATCAGCCCACTGAACAAGAAGCTGGCTGAGATGCAGAGATTCTTTGGTCTCAAGATCACCGGGTCTCTGGATGCTGACACTTTGGCCATGATGAAGAAGCCCCGCTGTGGGGTTCCCGATGAACAGGTCGCTCGTTTCTCCATCTTTGGAAATAACTTCAAATGGCAGAAACGCAGCCTCACATACAG GATAGAGAACTACACACCTGACATGTCTGTGGCAGAGGTGGATTACTCCATAGACAAAGCTCTGCAGGTGTGGGCCAAAGTCACTCCACTGAAGTTCCAAAGGATCTACAGCGGCATTGCTGATATTATGATCTCTTTTGTTCGCTGGG AACATGGTGATTATAATTCCTTTGATGGGCCCGGTAAGACTCTCGCCCACGCCTTTGCTCCCGGTGATGGTCTTGGAGGGGATGCCCATTTTGACGATGATGAATTTTTCACGTTCCGCTCAAACCGTG GCGTCGTCCTCTTCATTGTCGCTGCCCATGAGTTTGGTCACTCTCTGGGCTTAGCTCACTCCAATGTCCCTGGTGCCCTAATGTACCCAACGTACTCATACAGAAACCCTGACACCTTTGTTCTGCCTCAGGATGATGTTAGGGGCATTCAGTACCTCTATG GTTCAAACTCTAGGAAGGATCCCTCTGTGGATGATCCCAAACCTCCCACTACTCCTGATGTCTGTGATTCTACCATGGTATTGGATGCTGTCACAACCCACAGAGGAGAGATTATCTTCTTCAAAGACAG CTTCTTGTGGCGTAGCTACCCTCAGAGCCAGACTCCACAGCAAAGCCTCATCAGAAGCTTGTGGCCTAGTGCCCCTGTGGACATCGATGCTGCGTATGAGAGCCGACAGTTAGACACAGTGTTTCTGTTCAAAG GTCGCAAAGTGTGGGCCTTCACTGGCAACCAGCCCGTGCGGGGCTACCCTAAAACACTAACTGCTTTTGGTCTGCCAAAAGCAGTGAGGAAAGTCGATGCTGCCCTTCATGATGTAAACTCTGGCAAAACCCTCTTCTTTGTAGGCAACAGTTACTTCAG ttATGATGAGTCCAGAAAGACTATGGAGCAGGGATATCCCAGACtggtgaatcaggcctttacaGGCCTGACCAGAAGAGTTACGGCAGCTTTCCAGCACAAAG gttttactTACATTTACAGTGGACCCTACATGTATGAGTACGACTTGGGGACTGGGACACTGCACCGTGTGTTGAGGAACAGTTACTTCCTGCGCTGCACGAACTCCTAG